DNA from Desulfitobacterium chlororespirans DSM 11544:
TCAATATACTCCACCACTACGGCATTCATGGTTTCCACAGAACGGTGGTAGTTTGCCATTTTCGTCCTGCTGTCCCGCATCATCAGCCAGTAAAAAAACAGGGCGAAAGGAATGCAGACCAGAAAAGACAGGGTCAGCCGCCAGTCTACAAAGAACAGGTAGAGCAGCACGGCCAGAGGCACGACGGCACTGGAGATGGTTTCCGGAATATTGTGGGCCAGGAAGCGCTCCAGCTCCTCCACGTCGTTTTCCATAACTTTTTTAAGGGCTCCTGAATCCCTGTCCAGCACATATCCCAGGGGAAGCCGGGTCAGTTTGCCGGCCAGCTCCAGGCGGATCGTGCGCAGAATGCGGAAGGCGGCCTGGTGGGACTCCGTTGTGGACATGCCAAACAGCAGGGATTTCAGGCACAGTGCCCCGCCGATGGCCAGAGCAAGCAGCAGCAAAGAACTCTCCGCAGCCTCCGGGCTGATCATCTCCACCACAAACTGCTGAATGGCAAAATAGGGGAAAATTCCTGCCGCCACACTGCCCATAGCCAGCAGGACCGCTAACATCATCTTTCCTCTGTACTCACTGGCGTAGCCAAAAAGCCTCTTCATGCTTTGAACCATTCTTCCTCCCTCCTTAGTGCAGGATGACGCGGCTTATATCTGCAAAACCCCCATTGCTGTCAAAGGGAACAGATTCTATCTTTTCCGTAGTGTAGACACAAAGCTCCCTTAAGTAAGATAAGGGGACATTGACCGCTTCTTCCTGCAAGGTGGTGAGAATATAAGCAACATCATCCTGCAGCTTCTTTTCATCGGTGGTGCCCAGCATACTCAGAATGCGGGCGTCAATCTCCCCCTTTTGGGCCAGCCCTTGCTGGGCCGGATAATCCGCCCCATAATCTTTCATGGCCGCTATAAAGACATAGGGGTCCTGAGGGAAAGCGTAGGTATCATTGCAGGAAATATCAAATTCGCCGGCCATGGCTTTTTCATACCAGGTCATGGTCTCATACCCCTGGATTTGCAGATCCATACCGATTTCAGCCAGCTGCCCTTTGAGGGCGTTGAGAATCTGCTCATCGGCTCTGCGCTCGCTCATATAAATGGCGGTAAGTCCCAGAGGCACACCGTCCTTCAGGCGGATGCCCCGGTCATTCTTCCTGTTCCACCCTGCTTCATCCAGTAAAGCCGCCGCTTGGGACGGATCATAGTCATAAACAACCGTATCCACATCACAAAAGGGCAGATCCCGGGAAAACAGATAATCCGCCTTTTCCTCATGGGCATGCAGAAGCGTGTCAATAATCTGCTGTTTGTTGATCCCATGCTGGATGGCCTGACGCACCTTGCGTTCCCCCAGGATCTCCCCGGCCGTGTTCAGGAGAAGATTGCGGGTGGCATAAAGGTTAGCCGATGTTTCAGCCTTAAGGCCCTGCACCCCGGCCAGCTGATCGAACATATCATAGGTCACCTGATAAGAACCGTAGAGCAGATCGATTTCACCGGCCTGCATGGCCATCAGCCGGCTTTCCCCTTCGGGAATGATCTTGACCGTAAAACTGTCCGGCCCGGATACCTTTCCCCAATAGCCCGGATTCCTGGTAAATGTATAGCTTTTTCCCGGTCTGCTGTTCTCTTTTTTCAGGAGATACGGCCCGGTTCCCGCCGTATCTGTCTGGATATTGCCGTAGGGATTGTTGCCGCCGGCAAATAA
Protein-coding regions in this window:
- a CDS encoding ABC transporter substrate-binding protein, which translates into the protein MLKIRCRKLWAALLSGILILSLAGCRQETPPVSSLNVGESVDFSSYDPMGIIDGQGFYHYSPLVYETLLRFEEGKPVPCLAESWENEGNSWIFHLRRDVAFTDGRLFNAEAVKLNIEKLQEFEEEWISYYGGVSGIMAIETPEEYTVVFQYETPYYPVLQDLCAIPFGMLSPALFAGGNNPYGNIQTDTAGTGPYLLKKENSRPGKSYTFTRNPGYWGKVSGPDSFTVKIIPEGESRLMAMQAGEIDLLYGSYQVTYDMFDQLAGVQGLKAETSANLYATRNLLLNTAGEILGERKVRQAIQHGINKQQIIDTLLHAHEEKADYLFSRDLPFCDVDTVVYDYDPSQAAALLDEAGWNRKNDRGIRLKDGVPLGLTAIYMSERRADEQILNALKGQLAEIGMDLQIQGYETMTWYEKAMAGEFDISCNDTYAFPQDPYVFIAAMKDYGADYPAQQGLAQKGEIDARILSMLGTTDEKKLQDDVAYILTTLQEEAVNVPLSYLRELCVYTTEKIESVPFDSNGGFADISRVILH